From one Mobula birostris isolate sMobBir1 chromosome 20, sMobBir1.hap1, whole genome shotgun sequence genomic stretch:
- the zbtb44 gene encoding zinc finger and BTB domain-containing protein 44 isoform X4: MGLKTFTHNSPVHSQELLGKLNKLRNEGHFCDVTIRVQDKVFRAHKVVLAACSEFFRAKLVNQSNADECILDLNHVTVSGFSPLLEYAYTATLAINTENIIDVLAAASYMQMFHVANTCSEFMKSSILWNTSSNPPGPVPSLPQENSSACIVQSHDDSLSPVSSECSSVEKSKPRESRRKRKNFIMMSPESPTESAAQPNCSQVVNPSVAFSDNRTQQPVDSSLSFQWTHPVGAERRTLSEKAKSAESVRVVEQPINTEVTGRVPEYTACESTKATSPPILEDDVRIKVERLSDDEGHDLVSQPVSASQSSLSDHQTVPGSEQAQEDLLISPQSSSIGSVDEGVTEGLPTLQGTSNANNHPDDDDRLESGQYSYQLYINPSTSGTERPSPNGPNKPFQCPTCGARFTRIQNLKQHMLIHSEIQLGDRPFWPSVTN, translated from the exons ATGGGTCTAAAAACTTTCACACACAACTCTCCAGTCCACAGTCAGGAGCTTCTGGGAAAGTTAAATAAATTACGCAACGAAGGGCATTTCTGTGATGTGACAATTCGGGTCCAAGACAAGGTCTTCAGGGCCCACAAAGTGGTCCTTGCTGCTTGCAGTGAATTCTTCAGGGCAAAACTTGTAAACCAATCGAATGCAGATGAGTGCATTTTGGATTTGAATCATGTAACTGTCAGTGGATTTTCTCCATTGCTGGAGTATGCATATACTGCTACACTTGCCATAAATACAGAGAACATTATTGATGTCTTGGCTGCTGCTAGCTATATGCAGatgttccatgtagccaacacCTGTTCAGAGTTCATGAAATCAAGTATCCTGTGGAATACAAGCAGTAATCCGCCAGGGCCTGTTCCTTCACTTCCTCAAGAGAACAGTAGTGCTTGCATCGTTCAGTCTCATGatgacagtctgtctccagtatCTTCAGAATGCAGTTCTGTTGAGAAAAGTAAGCCCAGGGAATCTCGCCGAAAACGGAAGAACTTCATTATGATGTCTCCAGAGAGTCCCACTGAATCTGCTGCACAGCCCAACTGTTCTCAAGTTGTGAACCCCTCGGTGGCTTTTTCAGACAATAGGACCCAGCAACCTGTGGACTCATCACTGTCATTTCAGTGGACACACCCTGTGGGTGCTGAGCGTCGGACTCTCAGCGAAAAAGCAAAGTCAGCTGAAAGTGTGAGGGTCGTGGAACAGCCCATAAACACTGAGGTGACGGGGCGGGTGCCCGAGTACACCGCCTGTGAAAGTACAAAAGCAACGTCACCCCCTATACTAGAAGATGATGTGAGGATCAAAGTTGAAAGGTTGAGTGATGATGAAGGCCATGACCTTGTATCACAGCCTGTCAGTGCATCACAGAGTTCACTTAGTGACCATCAAACTGTACCAGGAAGTGAACAGGCTCAGGAGGATTTATTGATTAGTCCCCAATCATCTTCTATTG GTTCAGTAGATGAAGGAGTTACAGAAGGGCTACCAACACTTCAAGGCACTTCCAATGCCAACAATCACCCAGATGATGATGATAG GCTGGAGAGTGGGCAGTATTCCTACCAGCTCTACATAAACCCTTCCACAAGTGGCACAGAAAGACCCAGTCCAAATGGTCCTAATAAGCCTTTTCAGTGTCCTACATGTGGTGCTAGGTTCACGCGCATCCAGAACCTCAAACAGCACATGCTTATTCACTCAG
- the zbtb44 gene encoding zinc finger and BTB domain-containing protein 44 isoform X5, translating into MGLKTFTHNSPVHSQELLGKLNKLRNEGHFCDVTIRVQDKVFRAHKVVLAACSEFFRAKLVNQSNADECILDLNHVTVSGFSPLLEYAYTATLAINTENIIDVLAAASYMQMFHVANTCSEFMKSSILWNTSSNPPGPVPSLPQENSSACIVQSHDDSLSPVSSECSSVEKSKPRESRRKRKNFIMMSPESPTESAAQPNCSQVVNPSVAFSDNRTQQPVDSSLSFQWTHPVGAERRTLSEKAKSAESVRVVEQPINTEVTGRVPEYTACESTKATSPPILEDDVRIKVERLSDDEGHDLVSQPVSASQSSLSDHQTVPGSEQAQEDLLISPQSSSIGSVDEGVTEGLPTLQGTSNANNHPDDDDRLESGQYSYQLYINPSTSGTERPSPNGPNKPFQCPTCGARFTRIQNLKQHMLIHSVTS; encoded by the exons ATGGGTCTAAAAACTTTCACACACAACTCTCCAGTCCACAGTCAGGAGCTTCTGGGAAAGTTAAATAAATTACGCAACGAAGGGCATTTCTGTGATGTGACAATTCGGGTCCAAGACAAGGTCTTCAGGGCCCACAAAGTGGTCCTTGCTGCTTGCAGTGAATTCTTCAGGGCAAAACTTGTAAACCAATCGAATGCAGATGAGTGCATTTTGGATTTGAATCATGTAACTGTCAGTGGATTTTCTCCATTGCTGGAGTATGCATATACTGCTACACTTGCCATAAATACAGAGAACATTATTGATGTCTTGGCTGCTGCTAGCTATATGCAGatgttccatgtagccaacacCTGTTCAGAGTTCATGAAATCAAGTATCCTGTGGAATACAAGCAGTAATCCGCCAGGGCCTGTTCCTTCACTTCCTCAAGAGAACAGTAGTGCTTGCATCGTTCAGTCTCATGatgacagtctgtctccagtatCTTCAGAATGCAGTTCTGTTGAGAAAAGTAAGCCCAGGGAATCTCGCCGAAAACGGAAGAACTTCATTATGATGTCTCCAGAGAGTCCCACTGAATCTGCTGCACAGCCCAACTGTTCTCAAGTTGTGAACCCCTCGGTGGCTTTTTCAGACAATAGGACCCAGCAACCTGTGGACTCATCACTGTCATTTCAGTGGACACACCCTGTGGGTGCTGAGCGTCGGACTCTCAGCGAAAAAGCAAAGTCAGCTGAAAGTGTGAGGGTCGTGGAACAGCCCATAAACACTGAGGTGACGGGGCGGGTGCCCGAGTACACCGCCTGTGAAAGTACAAAAGCAACGTCACCCCCTATACTAGAAGATGATGTGAGGATCAAAGTTGAAAGGTTGAGTGATGATGAAGGCCATGACCTTGTATCACAGCCTGTCAGTGCATCACAGAGTTCACTTAGTGACCATCAAACTGTACCAGGAAGTGAACAGGCTCAGGAGGATTTATTGATTAGTCCCCAATCATCTTCTATTG GTTCAGTAGATGAAGGAGTTACAGAAGGGCTACCAACACTTCAAGGCACTTCCAATGCCAACAATCACCCAGATGATGATGATAG GCTGGAGAGTGGGCAGTATTCCTACCAGCTCTACATAAACCCTTCCACAAGTGGCACAGAAAGACCCAGTCCAAATGGTCCTAATAAGCCTTTTCAGTGTCCTACATGTGGTGCTAGGTTCACGCGCATCCAGAACCTCAAACAGCACATGCTTATTCACTCAG